The genomic region CAAAAGATGTCATAATATAGCTCAGTTAAATAGCTGACAGAAGATGTAATATCAGACCACAGTTAAGTAGCTGACAAAAGATGTCAGAATACCGTAGAGCTCAGTTAAGTGGCATAATATGTCATAACAAGTGAGATAAATAGTTGACTGAAGATGTCATAACAGGGCTCAGTTAAATGGCTGGCAGTAGATGTTATCATTGAGCTCAGTTAAATAGCTGACAGTACTGAGTAGGTGTAATCATAAGGGTCAGTTAAATAGCTGGCAGAAGATGTAATCATAGAGCTCAGTTAAATAGCTGACAGTAGATGTCAGAACATAGCCCACAGTTAAATGGCTGACAGAAATTTTCATAATAGCTCACTTGAATAGCTGGCAGTAGATGTCGTAATAGAGCTCAGATAAATAGCTGGCAGTAGATGTAATAACAGAGCTTAAATAAATAGCTGGCAGAAGTTGTCATAAAAGAGCTCAGTTAAATGGCTTGCAGTAGATGTAATAATAGAGCTCAGTTAAATAGCTGGCAGAAGATGTATTATATAGCTCAGTTAACTTGTTGACAGTAGATGTATTAAATCAGCTCAGTTTAATAGCTGTCAGCAGATGTCAGAACAGAGCTTAGATAGAGCTCAGTTAAATAGCTGGCAGCAGATGTGATAATAGACCTCAGTTAAATAGCTGGCAGCAGATGTGATAATAGAGCTCAGTTAAATAGCTGGTAGCAGAAGTGATAATAGAGCTCAGTTAAATAGCTTATAGTAGATGTACTAACAGAGCTCAATAAACTGACTGGCAGTAGATGTACTTACAGAGCTGAATAAACTGGCTGGCAGTAAATGTAATAACAGAGCTCAGCTGgcagaatatttattaacagTTGGAGACTGTACTTAGCTCAGTTAAAAAGCTAGTACATTAATTTTCGCTTAAGAAATACTTATGTTTGGAATAAAGAGAAACCCACACAGtttacacatgttttaatatgatgTTATATAATATTCTATGTTCACATGTATTTTTAGTCAAATCAGCATCATGAGCATCTTCAATGTTGCTTACCGGTACACCTCAAgttattttaacataacaagtaccataatatgttttcttactttattttattttacgacatcataatataacaattcacattttgtaaaaaataacagTACTGGAGTTGCTCTTTTTTGTTAATCCAAAACAATACTTATAATGTCAAGGCATGAGTCCTATATACCTCATGTCTATTGcaacaacacatttaaacataacagttataatgaagaagaaaatcattcaaaaagcCGTAAACacttataatatacatattaacTAATACTCCCTAGAATAAAGCCtttattaaaaattgtataatataacggacaaatgtattttttgtctgaTTTAGCTATTAACATTCACAACAGCACTGAACATTCACAACAACTTTACTATAACACCCCACTCCAGCACTATTGTTGTCCAGCTAAACATCACAATGTGTGTGAATACTGTCTGTAAGTAACAAGTTAACTTTTAAAgtgaataataaatatgatattaattttgaaacaacCTTCAAAAAATTCAATGTGTATTTGCCTCACAAAGTAGCAATATTTTTCAGTCCATCCATCAACATCTTCGCTTGTATGTTGCAATGTTAAGTGTATGTAGGGCACATTTTCATGCCTTTATACAGCTCATCATAGAAAGTTAAAAGTATTAATTgacgaaataaaacaaaaaaagctttaaaaaagaacattcaAACAAAGGCACTGCTATGATGATGCTCCAATTATCAcatagttatacatgtatagtgtCGATCAAAAcatagttatacatgtatagtgtaGATCAAAAcatagttatacatgtatagtataGATCAAAAcatagttatacatgtatagtgttGATCAAAGCATAGCTACACATGTATAGTGTAGATCAAAACATAGTTATACACGTAAAGTGTAGATCAAAAcatagttatacatgtatagtgtaGATCAAAAcatagttatacatgtatagtgtaGATCAAAAcatagttatacatgtatagtgtCGATCAAAGcatagttatacatgtatagtgtcgatcaaaatgcatcatttttgtAGAACACAAACTGCGTTTTTGGAACACAAATATAAGTCAAATAGTCCGACATGCTCAATTACACTGTGTGACATTACACAGACATTATACTGTGTGACATTACACACGTTACACTCTGTGACATTATGCTGTCACATTACTCTGTATGACATTACACTGCATAAAATGGCATAAATTGCTTGTCGCCCAGTGACATTCATGCGTTACTACAACACTAAGTACACCCTAAAAACTGTCCAAAAAAAATCTGACATTGTTGTCAGATTCTGTAATGTAGCGCTGACTCGGGTCCCAGTCTATGGGTGCAAAATGGTAGATGGATATATACACGGCAGTGAATCCATGTCAGATGGCGGGTATTTACAAATTGTTGCGCTATGTACAGTAATGCTGGGGGTCAGGGGCTCTCAGGCTATCCCGTAGCTCGGCAGGGTAACCTCCTCGGCTTTCTGGATTTTTAACTGAAGATTCACAGAAAATATCAGTGAGTATAAAAGGTTTTAGAGGTTGTATGTATAGGAATGTTTGGCACCTGTCTGGTTTCGAATATATGAGAAGGATTAAACAAAGCTGActgtaattacatgtacattggtgTATCTGattaagttaataaaatatactaaCATGTTCATAAGAAAGAAAGAGACGGTCAGTACAAGACTGTTGTGTATATGGAGAGAAGAAGTAAATGTTATACTAGTACTGTATGATATGTTAAACAGCAGCAATTTGTATAAAACACGGCTTATCTTTTTGATAGTTTGCACAAaaaagcaatttgattggtcaacagtAAGGATTGGATGAATATACACCAATCAACAAACTGTTTGACTAACTTTAgccaaaccaaagaattaaccagtgttatacaattggctgcaggaCGTTTATACGTGGTAACTCACGTAGGGTAGTATGGCgtaaacataattacatggaATATATGTgctacataatttatatatttaaaagatgtCCTTACAAGAACAAGATTTCGGACAGTGAAGAATGTTTAAGGGAACTATTATTAATACATGCCGCTGAAAAGTATGATTATACAATAAACGAGAgctatcacagaatgtgattaataTACCAATGCATAGAAAATACTGCTAGGATAGAACAATTATACGCATGTGTCATTATCCTATGGATGTAACTTCTGCCATATCATTTAGAAATACAACAACGAATGAAAAAATATGGACAAGTCACAAACTATCAATAGTAAGGCTTATTCAGCAAAACTGACTTAGTTGagaaggttgctgtgaccttgaccttgaaggtagGGACACATTTCTTGTATACTGCGACAGGTCCTTATCCTATGGTGGTAACTTCTGgcaattcatttcaaaatccaaCTAGGAATGACAAAGATATGGACCAGACACGAACTATTATCAGTAAGGCTTCTATATAGCAAAACAAGTTTGAAAGGTTGCTGTGACATTTACTTCTAAGGTAGGGTAGCGGGTCTTTTGCGCGACATATCCTCATACTAATGGTAGTCATTATTgccatataattttaaaatctgacagTCTATGACAAGATATGGATCAGATACAAACTATTATCAGTAAGGCCTATATAGGAAAACGCACTAAGTTTAGAAGGTTGCTGTGGCCTTAACCTCaaaggtagggacacaggtcttaaGGGCGACACTTCTTATACTATTgtggtcacttctgccaaataattttatatttggcATTGTATGACAACGAAACGGAGGGAAACAAACTAGTATCAGTTAggcttatatagcaaaacatactaaattcagaaggttgctgtgaccATGACTTTAACCTTAAGGGTAGGAAAACGGGTCTTGTGTGTGACAAATCCTCACTGTATTGTAGTCAATTCTGCCAAATTACTTTGTAAAGCGGGggtataaagtatatatatatttgtcatatttataaGCAAATGTGGAAACAGTAATTTCATAGCTTCCATATGCTTCTAGTTAAGGTTTAAAAAGCGATTAACAATATTAGTGATGTTGCATGATGAATGAAGcaaagttgacaaataaaaagCAAAGCAAAACTCCAGACCGATAATCTTGAACATGTCCTTTATCATGAGGTGACCTCTTACGGCATGAATAGTTTCAGTGTTAGTAAAAGCAATAGAAAAAACACACTAGCGAACAGTCTAAATACAAATAGTATACAACAattgttgaaacaaaatagAAACGTCTAGAAACAGTTAATAAACGCTGTATGCACATTAACACCGGCAACAAAGAACAGACATGAACAATGGGCACATTCATATCACAAGCCCATCCTGGTGTAGCAGTTATCTCCCTGTGTTTATACTATATGATGGGCTTGTGAGGTGAGCAAGCCCTTACAGGGGCAACATGCAACAACGGCGACCTCTCACCCATATACGCTTCAAACATACAAAATAGTATACTGGAGAATGTGAATACCTCTCTTACAGGCGCGTTATTTGGGTCTGTAAATGAGTCCAATGGTACATTAATGTTGCTACGTTTGTAGTTATACACTGTACAGTAGGCAGGAAAAGAGTTAAACAATGCAAATGATGTGTCAGTTAAATATTGCTCAATGCTATTGGTTTAATGGATGTAAGAACCGTTCTGGAACTATATAttaagtacataaaattatGGTTGGTGGAGCAATCTGTGTTAAAGCAGTAAGACTGGCTGGCTTCAATGACAATTTTCTCTGATTATGGTAACACAGCACTAGCGCTTAAAGCCATGGAGTGGACATCGTTATCATGAAATCGACGATAGTTATCAATACCTcttgcaataaacaaaacaaaaaagattcGTATAGTTGTACAATCGAACATACATGTTTCTTTACAATGTCCACTAGAAGGTAAAATACAGTGTTGAAATGTAAGATGTAACAAAGAAACAACTACaagtatacaaatatcaaactTCATTAAATAGTAAATTTAAACGTATACTGAAAGAAAAAGACTGAATAGAATTGTGACTTTGCGTTTGAAATAATGCACGATATGGTGTGTACAACATCGGACGATAAAAAAACAGTAGCAAAGTTCGAGAAAGTGACAGTTGATGGCAAGGAGATGTGATGCCTGGGGCCAGCGTACCTTGCCGTTTGATGCGGCGTCGATCATGCGTGAGATGTCGTCCATTTTGAGCTCCTGTGCGCGCTCCCGTAGAGACATAGGGGAGTGGCCGCACTCCTGCATCGCGCACATAGGGTCGTTAGGGTCGCACTCGCTATACTGTAACACACATCAGAAGGGGCGGGGCTATAGTAAGGGCAGGTTGGCATACATTCGCTCAGTTTAACCATTAGAATAAGACTAGTGATAAAGAAACCGTAACTAGAATAAAACGGACACTTATATTTTCTTCGTTGGTAATTAAATGGCAGATATTGATATCCCGAAACACGCGTTCACCATTACATGAAATACAGCATCGACCTTGCCAGCAGACAAACAGTGTCACAACCAGACGTTGTTTACCGGACGTTGTGTACCTGTTTGTAAACGTTCGTCTCGAAGCCGCTGAGGATGAGGAACTTGGCGATGTCGACGGCTCGGCTGTCCAGACAGTCAAACAGCGTGATGGAGTAACGCGTAACGTCACCGAAACTCTTCAGCCCCATCACGAGCGACTTCACCGTCTCTAGGTCACTGTTCTAAAAGGCCAAACAcgaagtatttattttattttttaaagctatgttatatttaaaatcaattaatggGGATAACGTACCACGAACACATTCGTTATgagttaattttaaatatgcttatctattttacaacatttcctTTGTTGACATCCGGACGAAACACAAAACAGGCAACTGAAAAAGGCACCTTAATTGCACATTTAAATGTGGTTTCGAAGTCGGTTTCAGACAGATACACGTTCAGATCGAACTCCAAGATTTCCCGCTGCAGTTTCTGGAACTTCTGATTCCCGATCACGTCACGCTGGAAGTCGCTGGCAGCCACACCAAACTGTTTTAAAGGTAACCAGggaatgaaataaagatattttatgttacaaacataCAGAAATCTACCGCGAAAATGCACGAGTCATAACGTAGAACTACCGATTGCATTTAAAATAGATATCTTCTGAAGGATGTCGTTCAAAATTCCATGCCATGTAGTAATGCGTCAACAAATGGTTACTTATTTTACTCTTTATTTTCGGCTAGTTCAACAACACTCAAGATTTGAATGACTTCGTCGGCCTTATATATCTGTTAAAAATGCGCGTATCTTTGAATACTTACGGCGTCGAAGAGTTTGGGGTTCGCGCCCTGCTGAGTTAAGAGGTTGAGTATATCCGGGTTGTCAACGAACAGGTGCGCGTAGTGCAGGCACGTCCGGTCCAGCTGAAACACAGAACGCGTCTTGAATGTACGACCAAGTACTTAACTGTATGTATACACCTGCAGTGGCACGGACAACTGTACTGTACAATTTACTGTACCACAATGTTAATAAAcgataaaattattaaatatgcaaGAATTTCGCTCTCAAGAGACAACATGTAAATATTAGCGGTTGTCTACATACACTGTCTCTGCTGTTGACGAGGGTGGGGAAGTCCTCGAGGATATACCGGGTCACGTGGTCGTGTCGCTTGAGAACGGCGCGGTGCAGGATGCTGCGTCCACATCGGTCACGTACCTCCGCGTAGCGTTTACATGCGAGCAGCTTCCGGAGGTCCTCGGTAGCGCCTTCGTCCACCGCCTGGAAAACCCGCTTCACGCACGCCTTGAAAAAACGCACCATTTGAGCCAGAATGTTAATTTATCTCATATGTGTGGTGATGTATACTGTGATATCACTACACGTTTTttagttattaataaaaaaactggtGACACATTGCGATGAAACAGGGGGAATTATATACAGGTTCAAGTTACAATTATTGTATAATTAGTTCGTTTTTAAACTGTAAGAGTTATTCAAAAGTTGTGAATTTTGGAGACTTACACTTTAATATCGAAGTAAGCAGAACAACTCACCTGTATGGGAGCTGTCAGGCGCACAATTTCATAAATGTTCTGTGTACTCGACCTTTTCGCTATTTCTGTTAAAGTTCTATTTCCATCATTCACATCCAGAATATGATCATAATTATGAAGAATAAGTCTTTCCAATGGCTCGAACTTTTTCTCTTTCACAAGTCTCACGATATGATCGTCAATGAGTCTCACATATTTTGGACAATTGAGTTTTTCCGCTAAATCTCGCGCGGTGCGGCCCTGACAGTCACGTGCCGCCAAGTCCACGTTATTTGTCAATAAGCACTTGACGTTGTTGTCGGACTGGTTGGTGGCAATGGCCAAGTGGAGGATGGTTTGGCCCGTGCTGTCACGTGCCGTGAGATCACTTCCTCTCAACACCCGCTGTACGATCCTCTCGTCGTAGGGCGCTCCCAGGCCGCAGAATAACTGAAACACATTGGACAAGTTTAGCAGAGAGAAAATATAACTGTTACAATTTAGTTTTGTAACAAGAAACAAGCCATTCTAATAGACGACGGTTGTGTCGTTGATCAGGCAATTTATCGCAACCCATCTTTCTTCCTAATTATGTGCAtgttaaatctacatttctgcttgAGTCGTATGTTAATCATATGCATTCATATATAACACAATTATACATTTCagttacaaataaattataataaataagattatttatgcaaaaaaaactaATAAGTTTCAGGAAAATTAATCTATATAAAAGTCGCAATACATctgtaatcaatataaacataacatactAACTCAAACATTCACATGACACACGATGACATAAAAATGGCAACGTATCAAAATTTTATTAGGTAAAACTAAGAATAACGTAACCAACTGCAGCACTGCTGAAGCCCTTCATTAAAACCTTTCCGAAATCATCGCGTGTTTGTTACCTGAAAGAAGACGGGTT from Mya arenaria isolate MELC-2E11 chromosome 3, ASM2691426v1 harbors:
- the LOC128228008 gene encoding uncharacterized protein LOC128228008 isoform X1, translated to MSLRKLKLFKIIQTGTTEMILKALMDYLKSGKDPNIRDEVTGGTLLHLIIENGDKFITGQTVSGVYMLVCKDIDIDAQDNLGETGLHKAMRINGGYRIIIALMRCGADSSIQNTDGLTAEDTLRKERPDGWEENLHWFNKFRPGLWCALNCENPDRKLVESLLKNWCRVTTVKNGKVTTMKVLVENDIKKRDLLQLIEKYENTNELALATTAGMGFIVRMWLKQGIVNNMNVNTRDYCYQFHWRDTPVCPRPIVAASWESNSYESVDVVMEMQPDTRVLWTPDYDTRNQPKPVFFQLFCGLGAPYDERIVQRVLRGSDLTARDSTGQTILHLAIATNQSDNNVKCLLTNNVDLAARDCQGRTARDLAEKLNCPKYVRLIDDHIVRLVKEKKFEPLERLILHNYDHILDVNDGNRTLTEIAKRSSTQNIYEIVRLTAPIQACVKRVFQAVDEGATEDLRKLLACKRYAEVRDRCGRSILHRAVLKRHDHVTRYILEDFPTLVNSRDSLDRTCLHYAHLFVDNPDILNLLTQQGANPKLFDAFGVAASDFQRDVIGNQKFQKLQREILEFDLNVYLSETDFETTFKCAIKNSDLETVKSLVMGLKSFGDVTRYSITLFDCLDSRAVDIAKFLILSGFETNVYKQYSECDPNDPMCAMQECGHSPMSLRERAQELKMDDISRMIDAASNGKLKIQKAEEVTLPSYGIA
- the LOC128228008 gene encoding uncharacterized protein LOC128228008 isoform X2, with protein sequence MSLRKLKLFKIIQTGTTEMILKALMDYLKSGKDPNIRDEVTGGTLLHLIIENGDKFITGQTVSGVYMLVCKDIDIDAQDNLGETGLHKAMRINGGYRIIIALMRCGADSSIQNTDGLTAEDTLRKERPDGWEENLHWFNKFRPGLWCALNCENPDRKLVESLLKNWCRVTTVKNGKVTTMKVLVENDIKKRDLLQLIEKYENTNELALATTAGMGFIVRMWLKQGIVNNMNVNTRDYCYQFHWRDTPVCPRPIVAASWESNSYESVDVVMEMQPDTRVLWTPDYDTRNQPKPVFFQLFCGLGAPYDERIVQRVLRGSDLTARDSTGQTILHLAIATNQSDNNVKCLLTNNVDLAARDCQGRTARDLAEKLNCPKYVRLIDDHIVRLVKEKKFEPLERLILHNYDHILDVNDGNRTLTEIAKRSSTQNIYEIVRLTAPIQACVKRVFQAVDEGATEDLRKLLACKRYAEVRDRCGRSILHRAVLKRHDHVTRYILEDFPTLVNSRDSLDRTCLHYAHLFVDNPDILNLLTQQGANPKLFDAFGVAASDFQRDVIGNQKFQKLQREILEFDLNVYLSETDFETTFKCAIKNSDLETVKSLVMGLKSFGDVTRYSITLFDCLDSRAVDIAKFLILSGFETNVYKQYSECDPNDPMCAMQECGHSPMSLRERAQELKMDDISRMIDAASNGKTQITRL